AGCGGCTGCTCGTGTGAGGTGAGACCCTGAGGACCGCACGCAGCAGGCGGTCACGGCGGGGAGCAAAACGGGGGGGAAGTGATTCCCCCCGAGAGTGAGGGAGAGACAACCTGCAGCAAAGCCTCATCGCCTCCCGCAGTGACTCCTCCGCTCCCCCGGGAGACACCTCAAATTCTCCAAACCTTGCTTccctctgccctcctggagcttgGCCATTTCAGCACATGCACTGCCATCCTCCCAGTCGTTCAGCCCAAACCTTGAAGCCATGCTGCCCGACCCCATTCATCACGAATCCCATCAGCTTCCCCTTCGTGAAGCATCCAGACTGCAAACGTGCTTCCCGCTGCATGGCTGCACCCCCGCCCCGTCCGGGACTAGCCAGCAGCCTCCCTTTTGACTTCTCTGGAATGTTAtgttctccacacagcagccacagTGATCCCTTCAGAGCACAAATCTTTccatgtcggccgggcgcggtggctcaagcctgtaatcccagcactttgggaggccaagacgggtggatcatgaggtcaggagatcgagaccatcctggctaacacggtgaaaccccgtctctactaaaaaatacaaaaaaaactagccgggcaaggtggcgggcgcctgtagtcccagctactcaggaggctgaggcaggagaatggtgtaaacccaggaggcggagcttgcagtgagctgagatccggccactgcactccagcctgggcaacagagcgagactccgtctcaaaaacaaaacaaaacaaaacaaaaaaaacaaaaaacaaatctttcCATGTCAATTCCTGTTCCCTCCAATATCTTCCCAACACAGTGGAAAGGAAACACCAGGTTCTTACCTCAGGCTTCAAgtgctgatacggtttggctgtgtccccacccaaatcttgtcttgaaCTGTAATTGCCATAGTCCCCACGTGCCgagggagggacccggtgggaggtgattggatcatgggggaggtttctgccatgctgttcttgggacagtgagtctcatgagatttgatggttttaaaagcatctggcatttccgcTGCTTGCACTCGTTCTCTCtgctgccaccctgtgaagaggtgccttctgccataattgtaagtttcctgaggcctccccagccatgtggaactgggaatcaactaaacctcttttcttaaattacccggtcttgggtatttcttcataacagtgtgagaagggactaatacaaAGGGCCTACATCTGAAAGCAGCAAACTACAACCCTAGGGCCAAATCTGGCCCCTCAATAGCtcttataaataaagctttattggcaCAAAACCAAGTGTTCATTCATGATTGCCTGTGCTGTCTCTGATACAATGGTGCTGAGCTGTAGTGACAGACACCATTTGGCCCTTcccccctttctccctcctccctccctcccttccttttctccccttccttccttccatcttccatccttctctccctcactcactcctttttctttccctcgtTCCTTCCTGTGTATTCCACACACACTTAGAACATAAGCTGCATTGTGACTTTGTCCCAcccactgctgtgtccccaggctgGGGCTGTGCCTGTCTCACCTCCAACTCACTACACACGGCATGGGTGTCACCTTCCACCATGCACCTGCTGCCTTTACCCTCCATTCTCTGTCTCCCTAAATATCTCCCAGGGCCCTCTGAGCCTTCACTGTTCATTTCTCTGCCTGGCCTCAAACAGAAAACGTCAGGAGGGAAGCACACAGCTGTGCAGGTCATGCCCCGAGGCTCCTGCTGTCAGCACCTCCCCCAGCCTGGACTTTGGCTGTGTTTGCAGCCCTGTCCCAGTGCTGCGGGTAGGAATGGCGGGCTGCATGCCGCTGCTCCAGAGCCTGGTCCTGGTCCTCGCCCTCCAGCGTGCGGAGCCCTCAGGTAGGCGTCTGGCTTACCTGTCTGTTGTGCCTGTGCTGTGTCCTTGATTCAGTCCACGGTGGATTTGTAGGTGACACTTTTCCCAGGAGCCGGAGGAGCCCTGAGGGCCCAGACTTGTCTTAATTCCCCTGAAAAAGCTGTTTAGGTCTTTATCATTTGGTGACAAGTATTTGGGACATGATGGTGTCACTTGGGGTCCTCCCAAGAGATGCCCAAATGGAAAGAAGCGTGTGTGCAGGAGATTCGGTGGGAAAAGgccagggaggggggaggggggagggcagGCCGAGCCCAGACTGCAATGTGGGCAGAGAGCGCCTTGGCCAGGCCGGCCAGGAGTGCTCAGTCTTGAGTCAGGAGACACAGCCAGGGAGCAGCCACCCTGCCCGCCTGCCACCCTTCTACCACCAGCCACTTCGCTGGAGGAACAGCCACGGACTCCATCCTGACTCTGCCTGCACAGGCGTCCAGGAAAGCTGCAAGTCAAACACCCAGCGTCGTTGCTGGCCCCATGGTCTCCCTCCGGAGAGGCTGaccccccgcccccaccgccCTGCCCAGCACTTACCGTGGCCGGACTTAGCTGAGCCGTCCCTGCTGTAACCCTCAGCACCGAGAGAAAGGGAGGCAGGATGTGAAGGGCCTGGGCTTTGACCCTCCGGGAGAGGGAGAGAACGTGCTTTGGGGCCCTTGGGCAGGAAGAGCCTCTAGAGACCACAGCCGCGGGCCGACTGGTTTGCCTTCTCCTCCTGGAAATCGCAGAGCCTGCTGCAATGTATAAGTTTCTTCTCTTTGTGTTTTATCAAGATATTAAATCCTGTGCACAGAGGCAGCACAGGAGCTGATGGCTCTTGGTCCCCAGTTCTCAGCACAATGACCTTTGACCCCAGCTCGGCCTTCCTTCGCACGCAGACCCCAAACCCAGTTGGAGCCCTCCCTCCTCCACTTTCCCGACTGAGGCCCGTGGCCTCTCTGCAGAACCTTAATGTATCTGCACTGATCCCGGGGCTGGTCCATTCGCCCAGAGGATGAAGTGCTTGCCTACCTCGGGGGAGGTAGTGGCGGGGTGGTCCTGAGGCCCTCGAAGGCTGAGAGCCTGTGGAGATGGAGGGGCAGGGGCTGGCGACTGGCTGGGGTGGAAGCCAGGCAGTTCTGGAAAGCAGGGCCCTCGGTGCTCCCAGTCACCGTCTTCTTGTCTTGTCTGTAGTATTTCTCCCGGCCTCCAAAGCAAACGACGTTCTGGCGAGGTGGAAGCGCGCGGGCTCCTATCTCCTGGAAGAACTCTTCGAGGGAAACTTGGAAAAAGAATGTTACGAAGAAATCTGTACCTATGAAGAAGCAAGAGAAGTGTTTGAAAATGAAGTAGTCACTGTATGTACCCCCCACCACGAACCACAGGCTTCCTCGTTATTTAGACTTCTGCTGACCCAGGGAGCATCATTTCTCAGAGATTCAGCTTAATTAATTAGCCTATTTACTTACCGATGAGGTTGACACaatcccagttttacagatgaggaaacaattTAGAGAAGTGACTTAATCCACCCACTGATCCACCCTTACCTACAGCAGGTGAGTGGGGCCGGAAGTCAGCTCAGACCCCACTGGACTTTCTTCAGGTCAGGCAAGGCCCACACACTGATCAGACAGTCCAACACACACGCCGCCCAGCTTGTGGTGACTTTCAGAGAACTTCATGCTTTTAATggagagcttaaaaaaaaacttgaaaacagaAATGTCCTCTCTGGGATGCCACATAGTAAGAAAATCGTAATCCGTGCTTGGGATTACATAAATGATTTGCTTCACATGTGACTGTGTGTATACTCTAAATAACACAAGTAagaatttgctattttatttttttttttttgtatttttttgagacagagtctcgctctgtggcccaggctggagtgcagtggtgcgatcttggttcactgcaagctccgcctcccgggttcaagtgattctcctgcctcagcctcccaagtagctgggactacaggcacccgccaccatgcccggctaattttttttgtatttttagtagagacggggtttcaccatgttgcccaggatggtctcaatctcctgacctcacgatccacccaccttggcctcccaaagtgctgggattacaggcgcgagccaccgcgcccagtctaaAATTGATTCTAAATTAAATGTTGACCTGTTTCTCTAgtataatttttcatgtttttaaaagtctagtTTCTTAAATACCTATCTATAAGATAACTCTTATGAAATAGACCATTTTTAACACAACTCAGAGAAATCCTACAGGCATGTGAAAAGTgtaaaaatttttcaaagtattttgccctaaatttcatttttcaaacttCCTGGTacagaaaattgtttttcatttactaCTTATGACATTGTTCAAGTTGTTAGAAGTCCAAATATGATCTTGGGATATGccattttttatacattttctttctagGCTTCAAGTCTGAATAATTCTCCTAATTTTAGATACTCCTACTCCAAACTAAGCGTCCCCACTCCCTACACAGGTACATATCTTTAAAATTCAACTCGGTTTATGAAAAGTGAAAAGGTGATGTGACTTCTCTATCACATGCTTTTGTGGAGGGTGGCGTGGAGATTGGCCCTAGGAGGGAAGGGCCACATTAGGGGCTGTGTGTGGCGGGTTTGTGCCACGTCACAGACTCCGGCTTTCCTCAAATAGGTGGTGGTAAGCACATGTTGAGTAATTTATCTTACAGATACATCTAGttactacacttttttttttttttttttattttttgagacggagtctcactctgccacccaggctggagtgcagtggccggatctcagctcactgcaagctctgcctcccgggttcacgccattctcctgcctcagcctcccgagtagctgggactacaggcgcccgccaccgcgcccagctagtttttttttttttttttttttttttgtattttttactagagacggggtttcaccgtgttagccaggatggtctcgatctcctgacctcgtgatccgcccgtctccgcctcccaaagtgctgggattacaggcttgagccaccacgcccggccgttaCTACACATTTAACATAAACAATTAGGCTGTAAAACAGGCAAACTGTGCATTGTTTCAAACACTATTGTCCCATTAGGTGaataaaatcaacattttctTACCTTCAAGTTCATCTACaggaaagaatatagaaaaacaaatgtcCCATTTGTAacacttttatgttttaattctaaAGGATGAATTCTGGAGACGATATAAGGGTAAGCGGTTTCCTTCATCTCCTCAGAAGTATTAATTCCTCGGGATGAGGTGAGGGGGTGGGCTTAGGATGCTTCATGACCCCAGGTCAGCGGATGCCAAGCCTTTGGCTCCAGAACCCATGATGTCTCTCCAGGGAAGGGCGCAGCTCGGACTCTGCCCGAGGACCAGGTCAGGAAGCCCCCGGGCTCTGCCCCCAGGGCCACAGGCAGTGGCCGGTTTATCTTGCCCAGCATCTGGGTAGTTTCTGGGCACTCTGGGACACAGGCCACAGGCCAGGAGGCCCCCCCAGAGCAGCTTCTCCATCCGcctggctcctgggctcctggctcctgggctccgggctcctgggctcctggggctcctggggctcctggggctcctgggctcctggtTCCTAGGCTCTTGGGGCTCCTGGGGCTCCTGGGCTCCGGGCTCcgggctcctgggctcctgggctcctgggctcctggggctcctggggctcctgggctcctggggttcctgggctcctgggctcctgggctcctgggctcctgggcacctgggctcctggctcctgggctcctggctcctggctcctgggctcctggctcctgggctcctggctcctggcACCTGGCTCCTAgctcctggctcctgggctccagggctACTGGCTCCcggctcctgggctcctggctcctggctcctggcaCCTGGGTTCCTGGCTCCTGGGATCCTGGGATCCTGGGATCCTGGttcctggctcctggctcctgggctcctggctcctggctcctgggctcctggcacctggctcctggctcctggctccgggctcctgggctccagggctactggctcctggctcctggctcctggctctgggctcctgggctccagggctACTGGCTCcgggctcctgggctcctggactcctggctcctggctcctgggctcctgggctcctggctcctgggctcctggctcctggctcctggctcctgggctcctgggctcctgggcacctgggctcctggctcctgggctcctggctcctggctcctgggctcctggctcctgggctcctggctcctggctcctggctcctggctcctgggGGGCCTCATGCTGCAGCAGGGTcagaacctgtctcaaattttGGAAAGTGATGGCCCCCATGGAGACTTTGGTTGCGGGACTCCTCCCGAGGGAGGAGTTCTAGGTGGGCAACTGGAGAAGAGCATGGGACAGAAGTGACGTAGATGGAGACCCACAGGGCTGGGGGAGGCCTGGGAATGAGTAAGCAAAGAGCTGCAGCCACCACCAGACAAGCATGGAGACAACTGGGCACAGAAGGAAGTGGGAGAGGCCTGGGAGGCCGGAGAAGGGCTGATGGGGCGGGACAGAGGGGGCCACATGCGGACGAAGAAAGGGTGCCCAGCAGAGCGGGAGGCACCGGCAGCCGGACCTACGTTCTGAGCGGGAGTGTCCTGGGGGCCAGACGACAGCATGGGGAGCAGCACGAGTGGGCTCAGTCCCCGTCCCTGCCATCCCCTGccccccagcctcctcctgctCAGGTCCCCGTCTCTGCCACCTCCCCCCATCCTCCTCCTGCTCAGGTCCCCATCCCTACCgcctcccccaccctcctcctgcTCAGGTCCCCATCCCTACCGccttccccaccctcctcctgCTCAGGTCCTCGTTCCTGTCACCACCCCCGCCCTCCTCCTGCTCAGGTCCCCGTTCCTGTCACCACCACCCTGACCCCCACCCTCCTCCTGCAGGTAGCTCCCCGTGCatctcccagccctgcctccacAATGGATCTTGCCAGGACAGCATCTGGGGCTACACCTGCACCTGCTCCCCTGGCTATGAGGGCAGCAACTGCGAGCTGGGTGAGGCCCCGGTCGTCCCCTTCCCCCAGGGCCTCCCTGGGCAGGCAGGCCTCACATCCTCTGCCAGGGTCCCAATGGGCCCCTCTTGGGGTGTAGACACGAAGGTGCCTGTGTGAACCACAATTTGGCTCACCCCAGTGGATTCCTCTCATCCCAATCAGATTCTCCTCTGGAAACCACACCCGGTGGGGTTGGCAGAATTCTGAGTTGCCCCTTCCAGACAGGTCCCCCATACTTTTCATGGCATGggccccctctcctccccacccccgcctcaACCATTCACAATCTGCTCACAGGCTGGGGGTCACACACAGGCGTCCTCAGGGCTGGACCTACCCCAGTGGGAGACTGCAGACCAGAAGACGAAAAGCACATAAACAAATATCCTTAAATATCCGCCAAATGTCAGTGTCCGTAATCGCCAACTACAGCAACAAGTGTGCTCCGTCCTCAGCACCGCTGGTCAACTCGGAGCCCGTTTCTCTGGGGAAAAACCTTCCTTCCAGCCCAGCCCTCTCCTCCGAAATCCGGATTTCTGCTCCATCTGCCTCCTTGATGCCTCAGCTAGTGCCTTCACAGACATCCCAAATTTACCACACACCAAACGGGGCTTTGACCTTCACCCACCTGCCCCTTTCTTAATCTCCGCCCTCTGGGTGGACAGCCCCCATCCCCGCTGCTCGGCCAGCACTGACGTCTCACTCACCCCTCCCATCCCACGACCCCGCCTCACAGCAGCACATTgaagggaacagccagtgcaaggCAGCAGAGAAAACAGGTGTGTGGATTACAGTCCACGTGGAAATACATCCAGGGCCACATTTTCTAAGGACAGATGGAAGTGCCGTCACTCATggagtcttttttaaaatttttatttatttttttgagacggagtcttgctctgtcacccaggctggagtgcagcggtgtgatctcagctcactgcaagctctgcctcccgggttcacgccattctcctgcctcagccccctgagtagctgggacgacagagGCCGGCACCACGACCggctcctttttgtatttttagtaaagacaggatttcaccgtgttagccaggatggtctccatcttctgaccccgcgatccacccacctcggcctcccaaagtgctgggattacagatgtgagccaccgcgcctagcctcaCTCATGGAGTCTTTGTTTTACATGCACATCCCTGAAAGACGGAAGTCTGGCAAACACTGACACAAAGGGCAACGGTCTGAAGagaatgaggacacatggaccaAAACACCAGAACTCTGTGTGCAAGGCTGTGATCAAATGCCAAGCCAGcatttctggtctttttttttttttttttttccttttcagctaAAAATGAATGTCACCCGGAGCGGACTGATGGGTGTCAacacttctgccttccaggacAGGAATCCTACACGTGCAGCTGTGCTCAAGGCTACAGGCTTGGTGAGGACCGCAAACAGTGCGTTCCCCACGGTGAGTGCTCAGACCACAGCAGCCTCCAGCTTCCAGTGCCAGTGACCCTGTCCacatcctccttccttcttctgtaGTATTGGGTGAAGCCCACAGATTTGTGATAAGGAGTTGCCACGACTCAGAAGGTGGTCCGCGTCTCCATGTTGGAGCAATGGCAATGCTAGAAAGTGCAGTTTCTGTCACTCGTGCTTGCTCGGACCACGCTGAGCTAAACCATGAGCGCCGTGAGGGGGTGGCTTAACTCCAGTCTGCGTGTCTATGTGAATTATTGCACATTCATCAGCATTAAGGATACAATTATAATGGTTAGTACCATAGCCGGAATTATGCAATGGTTAACACCACAGACAGAGTCCGATATTCACTGGGAAGGCGCTGATTTTTATTCTCATGTCGCTGCCGCAAATGCAGACCAGTGTGCCTGTGGGGTGCTGACCTCCGAGAAGCATGCACTGGATCTACAGGACCTCCCGTGGCAGGTAACAGAGCGCTCTCCGCGTGCCTCAATTTATTGTTACGACTTTCACCTTACTTGTCATTTCCTAAATAGAAATGTAACGACTAAGTGAATCAGTCATCCTGACTTCAATGGGCTACTGACTGCATTGACTAACCTCTATTCCCACTTCAAAGTGTTTTCTAATGCCAAGTTCATAACTTCAGCTGTCTTCATTGCTTGCCTCAAATACAAAAGGATAGCATTATTTACAGCCCCCAAGACCTTTCCTCTGCAGTTCCAAACTGTTACCAATGTCATTTCCTCAGAACATAAGCATCTCGAAGTCACAGCACGCCTGGAAAGCGCTTCAGCGATGGGCTGCCCCAACCTGGGGACCTGGGTGTCATCACAGAGCGGCTGAGTGGCAGCTTGGGCACCAGCTCAGGGACTGACTCTGCTCTCGGCTGCTGGCCTGGCTAGCATTCTAGCTTTGTTATTTTGTTCACTAAATTTCTCTAGTTTGGCATTCACTtttgttcttctccttttcccttccttggCTGATTTAGAACTGAACCATTCACttgtttttggggggtttttttgtttgttctgttttgttttgagatggagtctcgatctgtcacccagcctgaagtgcagtggtccagtcccggctcactgcaacctccgcctcctgggctcaagcgcttctcctgcctcagcctcctgagtagctcggattacaggcatgcgccaccacgttcggctgatttttatttttagtagagacggggttttgccatattggacaggatggtctcgaatgcctgacctcaagtgacccacccgcctcagtctcccaaagtgctgggattacaggcatgagcctccatgcctggcctcatcttCACTTTGTTTATTTAATGGTCACTCTTGACACATAAACATCCATATTCAGCACATGTAAAGTCAGCTATTTCTCCCTCCTCAGGCTAAGTCCCAGCACCTCATTCTGGGTCCATTTGCTGTCTggccagtattttattcttttcttgctttctgtatAGCTTCACAAAATGGATATTacgattttttttattatggttttatgCCACCAACACTGGCTTTGATTTACTTACCTCATTTTCCACTTTCCTTGCCTTTCACACCTCTAACACTATTATCTCCTTCTGCCTGAGTATATCCTTCAAAACAGCCTTGTCCAACAGAAACGCAATGTAAaccacataatttaaaattttctaatagccACAATAAGTAAAAGCATGTGAAATcaattttgataatatattttatttaacccaatatgtGTCACTAGTTCCCCATGTAATGAATATAAACATTATTGAGGTATCTGCCTTTCTCCTTTACACTGAATCTTTGGAATCCGGTGTGAATTTACACTGAGGTGCAGCCCTCATATCCACATCTGCACCTGGGTGTGGCGCCGTGTGGATGGCACAGCCTCAGGGGCCCCCTTCATGAGGGCCTGTGAGTAACAAGCCCCTGAAGTTTCTGTGTGTGacatgcttcagtttcctctgaTTCTTACAAGATAGCTCTGCCCAGCCCACTCTGGCAGCTGTGTGGACTGGGAGAGAACAGGATGGAGCTCAAGGACTTGAAGCCACCCAGCTCCAGGGTGGAAAGGAAGAGACTGAAGGGAGGCAAAGCAGACAGAGTGATGGAAGGCGGGGATGGAAGCGGGAATGGTCTATCACCAGCTTCGTAAACTTCCTCTCAATCTTTTATCACCTTTCCTCCCCAAGCTTTCTAAAACAGTTCTTCCTATCGCTGTCTGCCCCATAAGTGCACTGAGGGTGGGTACCTGGGaggcccagagtgcagtggtccTCCATAGGTGgtgacagggtctggctctaccACCTGCAGGCTGTCTCCAGCTTCCCAGCTTACCCAACTGAAGACAGGGTGCGGTTCTAGTCTGTAACCGTAGCACTCATACCAGCAAGGCTAAGAGCCATATAACCGAGGAGGTGGCATTCTCTAAACACAGCTGGTGTGTTTAAGATACAGGACATTATTGGCTTAGGCAGGCTACATACTATTAGATTTTTACTCCAGTATTATACATTGTTCTGAAGTTATTTAACTGAATATATGGAATTCCCTAAAACAAACTTTGAAAAGGAGAATAATTAAGTGACCTAGCAGGATATAGGGTTGAAGATTATTTTTAGAACTTCCTTGTTTCTTACATCCTAGGGAAGAAATTTTACTAAAAGTCTGGCAGACTGATGGCATAAGTGCCCCCTTCTCTCGAACTTGGTTTTATCCCCTTTAAAGTGAGGATCTCACCCCCAGAGTTGCAGTGAGGATTATAGAGAATGTTCTTGACTTATGGTAGGTATTCGACAAGTGGCAGCTATTACTCATAAACACATAAAGAGTTCCAGGAACGATGCCACGGTAAAGTTGAAAACTCTTTTTCACTTTGCTcagcattttgtattttatcagaCTACTGAAAATCGTAACACTTAACACTTCCAGAGCCAGCACCCGTACTATGTGGGtacatgctttatttcatttaatccttcaaataacttgttttctccttttgcaTCCCTGATAATATTATTTGCTCTAAAATCCCCTTTGTCTGATATTGATATAGCCACTTTAGCTTTCTAATTATTAGTGTTAGCATTATCTTTTTCCAATCTTctacttttaacctatttgtatttttataaagtacatgtttaaaaaataaataaggtacatgttttatatgtagtatataaTTGGCTTTCATTTAtatctctctgtcttttaattggggtatttaggccattttgcatttattataatTGCTGATATGTTTAGGGTTAAAGCTATcatcttgctatttttttttctcatctgttctttccccctttttctgccttctgttAGATTAACTATATCTTGTTAGGATTCTGTTTTCGCTCCTTTGTTGACCATCTCCGGTTCTTTGTTGGTGGTTGCTTCCCAGTTTGGagaatacatcttttttttttttttttttgagacggagtcttgctctgtcgcccaggctggagtgcagtggccggatctggctcactgcaagctccgcctcccgggttcacgccattctcctgcctcagcctcccgagtagctcacaGTCCACTCCACCTTCGCCGACGCCACATCCGCTCGCCGTAGCGTGAGTCcttagctgggaccgcaggtgtgcaccaccaccacgcacagctagtttttaaatttcatgtaaagacggggtcttgctatgttgctcaggctggtctcaaacccctgggctcaagcaatccttccacctctgcctcctaaagtgctgggattacaggcacaagccaccgtgcccgaccggcccattattttcagatttttttttctctcctccttctccctgctCTTTTTTGGGAATCTAACTACATGTATCTTAAGTTGTTTGAAGTTCCATAGCTCAGAGACGGTCTGTTCGTTTTTCAAAGATCTCCTTTCTTTCCGTGTTTTACTTCTGATAGCTTCTGTTGTGACGCCGTCAAGGTCATCCATCTGTTCTTTTGCAATGTCTAATCTGCCATTCATCCTAGGCAGGGGATGT
This is a stretch of genomic DNA from Theropithecus gelada isolate Dixy chromosome 17, Tgel_1.0, whole genome shotgun sequence. It encodes these proteins:
- the PROZ gene encoding vitamin K-dependent protein Z isoform X1, whose translation is MAGCMPLLQSLVLVLALQRAEPSGRRLAYLHGLHPDSACTGVQESLFLPASKANDVLARWKRAGSYLLEELFEGNLEKECYEEICTYEEAREVFENEVVTDEFWRRYKGSSPCISQPCLHNGSCQDSIWGYTCTCSPGYEGSNCELAKNECHPERTDGCQHFCLPGQESYTCSCAQGYRLGEDRKQCVPHDQCACGVLTSEKHALDLQDLPWQVKLTNAEGKDFCGGVIIQENFVLTTARCSLLHRNISVKTYFNRTSQDPLMIKIMRAHVHMWYDADTGENDLSLLELEWPIQCPDAGLPVCTPENDFAEHHLIPRTGGLLSGWARNGTDLGNSLTTLPVTLVEWEECGQILNVTVTTRTYCERSSVAAVHWMEGSVVTREHRGSWFLTGVLGSQPAGGQARMVLVTKVSRYSLWFKRIMN